A section of the Bacillus pumilus genome encodes:
- a CDS encoding o-succinylbenzoate--CoA ligase, which produces MMKQPNWLLHRAYVTPERVALIYQDKKWTFRDLADEVNELSNRLAQTSLKKGEAVGLLMNNHPQMVMLVHACFSLGFKIVLLNNKLTKAERRFQLEDAKAAALFTEPVYASDHKGELPVYTMETLPEAGQENVKKIENDFDLNQTATIMYTSGTTGRPKGVEQTFGNHFHSAVSSALNMGLREDDRWLIALPLFHISGLSALFKSVIYGMTVVLHQKFDVDEVIGSIEQHRVTMISVVQTMLSRLLSRLEECPSSLRCLLLGGGPAPLAMLQESKEKGFPVFQSYGMTETCSQIVTLAPEFSVEKLGSAGKPLFGCELKIQDGTRICRPFEHGEIMVKGANVMKGYLYREESTAAAFDQGWLKTGDIGYVDEEGFLFVLDRRSDLIISGGENIYPAEIEAVLLTHSHVKEAGVTGIDDDRWGEVPAAFLVTDHKIPENELYALCESHLAKYKWPASFHFVDELPRNASNKLQRHRLKSKGFLDDSN; this is translated from the coding sequence ATGATGAAGCAACCGAATTGGCTGCTCCACCGTGCTTATGTAACACCAGAAAGAGTCGCGCTCATTTATCAAGATAAAAAATGGACATTCCGCGATTTAGCTGATGAAGTCAATGAGCTTTCAAATAGACTTGCACAAACATCATTAAAAAAAGGGGAAGCAGTCGGGCTTCTGATGAACAATCATCCTCAAATGGTGATGCTTGTTCATGCTTGTTTTTCATTAGGATTCAAAATCGTTCTATTGAACAATAAGTTAACAAAAGCGGAAAGACGCTTTCAACTTGAAGATGCAAAAGCAGCCGCTTTATTTACTGAACCTGTTTATGCCAGTGATCATAAGGGTGAACTTCCCGTTTATACAATGGAGACATTACCTGAAGCAGGTCAAGAGAATGTAAAGAAAATCGAAAACGATTTTGACTTGAACCAAACAGCGACGATCATGTATACATCCGGCACAACAGGACGCCCAAAAGGGGTCGAGCAAACGTTTGGTAATCATTTTCATAGTGCAGTTTCCTCTGCACTCAATATGGGCCTCAGAGAGGATGATCGCTGGCTTATTGCACTGCCTCTTTTTCATATTAGCGGATTATCCGCTTTATTTAAGTCTGTGATTTATGGGATGACTGTCGTACTTCATCAGAAGTTTGATGTCGATGAAGTAATAGGTTCGATTGAACAGCATCGTGTGACGATGATATCTGTTGTCCAAACGATGTTATCCCGTTTATTAAGCAGACTGGAAGAATGTCCGTCTTCTTTGCGCTGTCTTTTATTAGGCGGAGGGCCTGCGCCTTTGGCGATGCTTCAAGAAAGCAAAGAGAAAGGGTTCCCTGTCTTTCAATCGTACGGCATGACAGAGACTTGTTCACAAATTGTGACCCTTGCGCCTGAATTTAGTGTAGAAAAGCTTGGATCAGCGGGAAAGCCCCTTTTTGGGTGTGAGCTGAAAATTCAAGATGGTACACGCATTTGTCGTCCTTTTGAGCATGGCGAAATTATGGTGAAAGGGGCAAATGTCATGAAGGGGTACCTATACCGTGAAGAGTCGACCGCTGCTGCCTTTGATCAAGGCTGGCTGAAAACGGGGGATATTGGCTATGTGGATGAGGAAGGTTTTTTATTTGTGCTTGACCGCCGTTCAGATTTGATTATTTCTGGCGGTGAGAATATTTATCCAGCTGAAATTGAAGCGGTCCTGTTAACACATTCGCATGTAAAGGAAGCCGGAGTGACGGGTATAGATGATGATAGATGGGGAGAGGTACCAGCTGCCTTTCTTGTCACAGATCATAAAATACCGGAGAATGAGCTCTATGCTTTATGTGAGTCGCATCTAGCAAAATATAAATGGCCTGCCTCTTTTCACTTTGTGGACGAGCTGCCAAGAAATGCGTCAAATAAATTGCAGAGGCACAGACTCAAGTCAAAGGGGTTTTTAGATGATTCAAATTGA
- the menB gene encoding 1,4-dihydroxy-2-naphthoyl-CoA synthase has translation MAIEWQTERQYDEILYETYNGIAKITINRPHVHNAFTPKTVSELIDAFSRARDNSNVGVIVLAGAGGKAFCSGGDQKVRGHGGYVGDDQIPRLNVLDLQRLIRVIPKPVVAMVAGYAIGGGHVLHIVCDLTIAADNAVFGQTGPKVGSFDAGYGSGYLARIVGHKKAREIWYLCRQYNAQEALDMGLVNTVVPLEQLEEETVKWCEEMLEKSPTALRFLKAAFNADTDGLAGIQQFAGDATLLYYTTDEAKEGRDSFKEKRKPDFGQFPRFP, from the coding sequence ATGGCTATTGAATGGCAAACTGAGCGTCAATATGACGAAATTTTATATGAAACGTACAATGGGATTGCAAAGATTACGATTAATCGTCCACACGTACATAACGCGTTTACACCTAAGACTGTGAGTGAATTAATTGATGCATTTTCGCGTGCTCGTGATAATTCAAATGTTGGTGTGATCGTACTTGCAGGTGCTGGCGGCAAAGCATTCTGTTCTGGTGGAGACCAAAAAGTGCGCGGTCATGGCGGTTATGTAGGAGACGACCAAATTCCGCGTCTAAATGTACTGGACTTACAGCGTTTGATTCGTGTCATTCCAAAACCTGTTGTTGCAATGGTGGCTGGTTATGCAATCGGCGGCGGACACGTTCTTCATATTGTATGTGACCTGACAATTGCAGCAGATAATGCGGTATTTGGACAAACTGGTCCAAAAGTAGGCAGCTTTGATGCTGGTTATGGTTCAGGCTACCTTGCACGTATTGTAGGTCATAAGAAAGCGAGAGAAATCTGGTACTTATGCCGTCAATACAATGCACAAGAAGCGCTTGATATGGGCCTTGTCAATACAGTTGTACCATTAGAGCAGCTTGAAGAAGAAACAGTGAAGTGGTGTGAGGAGATGCTAGAAAAGAGCCCGACTGCTTTACGATTCTTGAAGGCTGCATTTAATGCAGATACGGATGGATTAGCTGGAATTCAACAATTTGCAGGAGATGCGACACTTCTTTATTACACAACAGATGAAGCAAAAGAAGGACGCGATTCCTTTAAGGAAAAACGCAAGCCGGACTTCGGTCAGTTCCCGCGTTTCCCTTGA
- the menD gene encoding 2-succinyl-5-enolpyruvyl-6-hydroxy-3-cyclohexene-1-carboxylic-acid synthase, protein MNNQIMTTYIGRLMDEFVQGGVQEAVVCPGSRSTPLAMLALAHQDINVHVLVDERSAAFYALGLAKASQTPVLLICTSGTAAANFYPAIVEAHYSRVPLIVLTADRPHELREVGAPQAIDQQFLFGKFVKWFTDLALPEESQMMLRYVQTAAARANHMSMQEPKGPVQINVPLREPLLPDLSIHPFDREETDRKKVLATGQAYPNDDALSEIVTVMNRSKKGLIVCGELHTQKEKEAVLRLSKDLHLPILADPLSHLRNGHEHAELIIDAYDSLLKDEALQQHLLPDMVIRFGPMPVSKPLFKWLEKHAEVNQIVVDAAGGFRDPGLSASYIIESDVAAFVDEVVNRADQREDTSFLNRWQHANSSFRTHASHYSDEDLSFEGNVYRQLQHLLPKESVLFIGNSMPIRDVDTFFEAQSKPFRMMANRGANGIDGVVSTALGTYAALKQPVTLVIGDLSFYHDMNGLLAAKLMDIPLTVVLLNNDGGGIFSFLPQASEEPYYEKLFGTPTGLNFEYASKLYGGTYSKPSTKQEFHDVYKAHIEEPGLHLIEIETDRHSRVSKHRQMMDDILEEVKKECLLS, encoded by the coding sequence TTGAATAATCAGATTATGACAACATATATTGGCAGATTGATGGATGAATTTGTCCAAGGTGGCGTACAAGAGGCAGTTGTCTGTCCAGGTTCTCGTTCAACCCCGCTTGCAATGTTGGCTCTTGCCCACCAAGACATCAATGTCCATGTATTAGTGGATGAAAGGTCTGCTGCTTTTTATGCGCTAGGTCTCGCGAAAGCAAGTCAAACCCCAGTGCTGCTTATTTGTACATCAGGTACAGCAGCTGCTAACTTTTATCCAGCCATTGTAGAGGCACATTATTCCCGTGTCCCACTTATTGTTTTAACTGCTGATCGGCCGCACGAATTGAGGGAAGTTGGAGCACCTCAAGCGATTGATCAGCAATTCTTATTCGGTAAGTTTGTTAAATGGTTCACAGACTTAGCATTGCCAGAAGAAAGTCAGATGATGTTACGCTATGTTCAGACAGCGGCGGCAAGAGCAAATCATATGTCGATGCAAGAGCCGAAGGGACCTGTACAAATCAATGTCCCTCTGAGAGAACCATTGCTTCCTGATTTGTCTATTCATCCTTTCGACAGAGAAGAAACAGACCGAAAAAAGGTATTAGCTACAGGACAGGCTTACCCAAATGATGATGCGCTATCTGAAATTGTGACGGTCATGAACCGTTCCAAAAAGGGACTGATTGTGTGTGGAGAGCTTCATACTCAGAAAGAAAAAGAGGCAGTGTTACGTCTTTCAAAAGACTTGCATCTTCCAATTTTAGCGGACCCACTTTCTCATTTGCGAAATGGTCATGAGCATGCAGAGCTTATAATTGATGCGTATGATTCTTTATTAAAAGATGAAGCATTGCAGCAACACCTATTGCCGGATATGGTGATTCGTTTTGGACCGATGCCTGTGTCTAAGCCTTTATTCAAATGGCTGGAAAAACATGCGGAAGTGAATCAGATTGTTGTTGATGCTGCTGGAGGTTTTCGAGATCCTGGACTGAGTGCTTCATACATCATTGAAAGTGATGTGGCAGCTTTTGTAGATGAAGTAGTCAATAGAGCAGATCAACGTGAGGATACAAGTTTTCTAAATCGCTGGCAGCATGCTAATTCATCATTCAGAACGCATGCATCTCATTATTCTGATGAGGATCTGTCATTTGAGGGGAATGTGTACCGTCAGCTTCAGCATCTCTTACCGAAGGAGAGTGTTCTTTTTATCGGAAATAGTATGCCGATTCGTGATGTGGATACGTTTTTTGAAGCACAATCGAAGCCTTTTCGAATGATGGCGAATCGAGGCGCAAATGGTATAGATGGCGTCGTGTCTACAGCACTTGGCACGTATGCAGCTTTGAAACAGCCAGTCACCTTAGTGATTGGAGATTTATCATTTTACCATGATATGAATGGTCTTCTTGCAGCTAAATTGATGGACATTCCACTGACGGTTGTGCTGTTAAACAATGATGGAGGAGGCATCTTTTCGTTCCTTCCGCAGGCGTCTGAGGAACCGTATTATGAAAAACTCTTTGGTACACCGACTGGACTGAATTTTGAGTATGCTTCTAAGCTGTATGGGGGAACCTATTCGAAACCTTCAACGAAACAAGAATTCCATGATGTCTATAAGGCACATATAGAAGAGCCTGGACTTCATTTAATTGAAATTGAAACAGATCGGCATTCTCGTGTAAGCAAGCATCGTCAAATGATGGATGACATATTGGAAGAAGTGAAAAAAGAATGTCTTCTTTCATAA
- the menH gene encoding 2-succinyl-6-hydroxy-2,4-cyclohexadiene-1-carboxylate synthase, giving the protein MSSFIIRMRDGVAYEVIDQNPSGENATLCLHGFTGSAASWNFLNAYMENTRLIQISLLGHGRTDSPESIRRYAMSHQLADLAEILNQLKLHKVNILGYSMGGRIALSFASRYSERVNKLILESTSPGLRTFKERMARLKHDHQLAQKMRDEGLVKFVDFWESIPLFASQKTLSAHAQAQLRKGRLKANPLGLARSLEGIGTGSQPSVWKALKHLNLPVLLICGALDEKFCNIATRMQQELEGSQLMLAEQAGHTVHVEQPHFFGKIVSEFITQD; this is encoded by the coding sequence ATGTCTTCTTTCATAATAAGGATGCGTGATGGTGTGGCGTACGAGGTGATAGATCAGAATCCATCAGGTGAGAATGCCACGCTATGCTTACACGGTTTTACTGGAAGTGCGGCTTCTTGGAACTTTTTGAATGCTTATATGGAAAATACAAGATTGATTCAAATCAGTTTGCTTGGACATGGCCGCACGGACTCACCAGAAAGTATAAGAAGATATGCGATGTCGCATCAACTGGCAGATCTTGCAGAGATTTTAAACCAATTAAAGCTTCACAAAGTGAATATTCTCGGATATTCTATGGGAGGACGTATTGCTTTATCATTTGCCTCTCGTTATTCAGAGCGAGTCAACAAGTTGATTTTAGAGAGTACCTCTCCAGGGCTTCGCACGTTTAAAGAGCGGATGGCAAGACTCAAACATGATCATCAGCTCGCTCAGAAAATGAGAGATGAAGGTTTAGTGAAGTTTGTGGATTTTTGGGAGAGTATCCCACTATTTGCTTCGCAAAAAACTTTATCAGCTCATGCGCAGGCTCAACTAAGAAAGGGAAGGCTGAAAGCCAACCCGCTTGGACTAGCTCGCAGCTTAGAAGGCATAGGAACAGGATCGCAGCCCTCTGTTTGGAAGGCATTAAAGCATTTAAATTTACCTGTTTTGTTGATTTGTGGAGCGCTTGATGAGAAGTTTTGCAATATCGCCACACGTATGCAGCAGGAGCTTGAAGGCAGTCAATTGATGTTGGCTGAGCAGGCTGGGCATACAGTTCATGTGGAACAACCACATTTTTTTGGTAAAATAGTTAGTGAGTTTATTACCCAAGATTAG